In a single window of the Flavobacterium sp. W4I14 genome:
- a CDS encoding peptidoglycan-associated lipoprotein (product_source=KO:K03640; cath_funfam=2.60.40.1120,3.30.1330.60; cog=COG0457,COG2885; ko=KO:K03640; pfam=PF00691,PF07676,PF13620; superfamily=103088,48452,82171; transmembrane_helix_parts=Inside_1_6,TMhelix_7_29,Outside_30_652) — MNNKHLLACFAATIITLTVIRPASAQYILKQADTEYDLFNFSKAADLYEQAYRKKAVLRTAERLASAYGYMNDYKQTESWYAIASAMPGSNDQNILKYAGALQHNAKYSEAKAQFQRYIDRHSEVTERQRNLWLGSCDSALKWMRNPRPIELMNVSVLNSSQSDWGAVQKSGQIVFASDRNAHSETTAKNRPFLKFDGAKRPDKDIYGWTGNGYLKLYAQHIGQDSVKVIPISGSSEYHIGPASFTADGKLIFFTMTKIPEKTKRSGKEPATVNVELYSSQSDGQGGWQKPIPFPFNNVAEYSLSDPYISADGQSLYFSSNMPGGKGGADLYVCTKTQSGDWGRPVNLEEVNTAGNERTISFDEHNNMYFASDGYIGMGGLDVFKVITQADKITSIQNLGYPFNSPKDDLAYFPSSAQSPGYLSSNRDGGKGSDDIYSVSMQIASTYLITGRVFEKGTGKILPGAIVTLLGPGGKRLSVESAQDGSFSFEVPPASYTISGDKTDFRSEVKTVMEPSAHEQTVRIDLNLQRIKLNQGIRIENIYYDFDKSNIRKDAALELDKLVQIMEENPTIWIELGSHTDSRGSDRYNQQLSQRRAESAVAYIISRGINRNRITAKGYGESEPVNNCKNGVGCSEEQHQLNRRTEFKITKY, encoded by the coding sequence ATGAACAACAAACACTTACTGGCCTGTTTTGCAGCTACGATAATCACCCTTACGGTTATCCGCCCGGCATCAGCTCAATATATCCTCAAGCAGGCCGACACGGAATATGATTTATTTAATTTTAGCAAGGCGGCAGATTTATATGAGCAGGCCTATCGAAAGAAAGCAGTTCTACGTACGGCAGAACGGTTGGCTTCAGCCTATGGGTACATGAACGATTACAAACAGACGGAAAGCTGGTACGCCATTGCCTCCGCTATGCCCGGAAGCAATGATCAAAACATCCTGAAATATGCCGGTGCCCTACAGCACAACGCAAAATATTCTGAAGCAAAGGCCCAGTTTCAACGTTACATAGACCGCCATAGCGAAGTGACTGAACGGCAGCGTAACTTATGGTTAGGCTCGTGTGATTCTGCACTGAAATGGATGCGCAATCCAAGACCTATTGAGCTTATGAATGTGTCCGTCCTCAACTCTTCTCAGTCTGACTGGGGTGCTGTTCAAAAATCCGGGCAGATTGTTTTTGCATCCGATCGCAATGCTCATTCAGAAACAACAGCGAAAAACAGGCCGTTTTTAAAGTTCGACGGTGCAAAGCGACCCGATAAGGATATTTATGGCTGGACAGGAAACGGATACCTTAAATTATATGCGCAGCATATCGGGCAGGATAGTGTAAAAGTGATACCCATTTCCGGTAGTTCTGAGTATCATATAGGGCCAGCAAGCTTCACAGCAGATGGAAAACTTATTTTCTTTACCATGACCAAGATCCCGGAAAAGACTAAAAGGAGTGGAAAGGAACCAGCTACGGTGAATGTTGAGCTTTACTCCTCACAAAGTGATGGGCAAGGCGGCTGGCAGAAGCCAATTCCTTTTCCGTTTAACAACGTGGCTGAATACTCGCTTAGCGACCCTTACATTTCAGCCGATGGGCAAAGTCTTTATTTCTCCTCAAATATGCCTGGAGGAAAGGGCGGAGCAGATCTTTATGTATGCACTAAAACGCAGTCGGGAGACTGGGGCAGGCCGGTGAATTTAGAGGAAGTGAACACAGCTGGAAACGAGCGAACAATTTCGTTTGATGAGCACAACAATATGTATTTTGCAAGCGACGGATATATTGGAATGGGCGGGCTTGATGTTTTTAAGGTTATTACTCAAGCGGATAAAATAACAAGTATTCAAAACCTGGGATACCCGTTTAATTCTCCGAAGGATGACCTGGCTTATTTTCCGTCAAGCGCCCAATCGCCGGGATACCTTTCCTCTAACCGTGACGGGGGAAAAGGAAGTGATGATATCTATAGTGTATCCATGCAGATTGCTTCAACCTATTTAATAACAGGAAGGGTTTTTGAAAAAGGAACTGGCAAAATTTTGCCGGGGGCGATAGTGACTTTACTTGGTCCAGGTGGCAAACGACTGTCTGTTGAATCAGCTCAGGACGGATCATTTAGTTTTGAGGTTCCACCGGCCAGCTATACAATCAGCGGCGATAAAACGGATTTCCGTAGCGAGGTCAAAACTGTGATGGAACCTTCAGCGCATGAGCAAACTGTTCGCATAGACCTAAATCTTCAGCGTATAAAACTTAACCAGGGCATCCGGATCGAAAACATTTATTATGACTTCGATAAATCAAATATCCGCAAGGATGCTGCTCTGGAATTAGATAAACTTGTGCAGATCATGGAGGAAAATCCAACCATATGGATCGAACTTGGATCACACACTGATAGTAGGGGTAGCGACAGATATAACCAGCAGCTGTCACAGCGCAGAGCAGAATCGGCCGTTGCCTATATTATTTCGCGGGGAATAAACCGTAACCGGATTACCGCCAAGGGATATGGTGAATCTGAACCTGTTAATAACTGCAAAAATGGTGTGGGTTGCTCAGAAGAGCAGCATCAGCTGAACAGAAGAACTGAGTTTAAGATTACTAAATATTAA
- a CDS encoding type IX secretion system PorP/SprF family membrane protein (product_source=TIGR03519; cleavage_site_network=SignalP-noTM; pfam=PF11751; superfamily=56935; tigrfam=TIGR03519) codes for MKRIIISITCALVLVAGTVSAQQDAQYSQYMFNGIYINPAYAGYKEVLNAHTFYRSQWTGIDGAPKSLALAVDAIANSGNVGLALQVASDKLGAQNNLSIYGNYAYRIKMNDDGSSRLSLGLGVGMVQLGIDGGMLNPNNPEPNQPMGVQRTIVPDARAGVYFANNRFYAGLSADNLIASYVNIDRYAFIPQPKPHFYLTAGMLLPLNESFQLKPSFLIKDDRGGPTSLDVNAFLMIKDVFWVGGAYRTGIKLYDKSHLQKDLNMRNSAVAALQFFPSEKIRIGYAYDFSVGPLQGYSGGTHEISIGYSFIKPNIRMATPRVF; via the coding sequence ATGAAAAGAATTATTATATCAATAACCTGCGCACTAGTGCTGGTTGCCGGAACAGTTTCAGCACAACAGGATGCTCAGTACAGTCAGTACATGTTCAATGGGATTTATATAAATCCAGCATATGCCGGCTATAAAGAAGTACTCAATGCGCACACTTTTTACAGAAGCCAGTGGACAGGTATCGACGGTGCGCCCAAAAGCCTTGCATTAGCAGTTGATGCAATTGCCAATAGTGGGAACGTTGGTCTTGCCCTTCAGGTAGCTTCTGACAAACTTGGTGCGCAGAACAACCTCAGTATTTATGGAAACTATGCCTATCGCATCAAAATGAACGATGACGGAAGTTCCAGGCTTTCGCTAGGGCTTGGTGTGGGCATGGTGCAGCTCGGTATCGATGGTGGAATGCTCAACCCAAATAATCCTGAACCCAATCAGCCTATGGGCGTTCAGCGGACGATAGTGCCGGATGCGCGTGCAGGGGTTTATTTTGCTAATAACCGCTTCTATGCCGGGCTATCTGCTGATAATCTGATTGCAAGTTATGTTAATATCGACCGTTATGCTTTTATTCCACAGCCCAAACCGCATTTTTACCTGACGGCCGGAATGTTACTGCCGCTGAACGAATCCTTCCAGCTCAAACCTTCATTTTTGATCAAAGATGACAGAGGAGGCCCCACAAGCCTTGACGTAAATGCATTTCTGATGATCAAGGATGTTTTCTGGGTGGGGGGTGCTTACCGTACCGGAATAAAGCTTTATGATAAAAGCCATCTCCAAAAAGACCTGAACATGCGCAATTCAGCTGTTGCCGCGCTGCAGTTCTTTCCGTCGGAAAAGATACGGATCGGTTATGCATACGACTTTTCAGTCGGACCGCTGCAAGGCTACAGTGGTGGCACACATGAGATATCCATTGGATACTCCTTTATCAAACCGAACATCAGAATGGCCACCCCAAGGGTATTTTAA